Genomic window (Muntiacus reevesi chromosome X, mMunRee1.1, whole genome shotgun sequence):
GTCTTTAAAGTCAGAACCTGAACTTTAAACAACGATACCTAGAATGTTTACctctttatttcacttaatttctgGATTTTTGTTGTGGTTACAGCTGAGGCATGCTGGGGAAAAGATTGctggattattatttttaatttcccagaAATGGTAAGGCTTTATTAATGATAATGTTCGCTTAAACACTGGATTATGAAATTTAGCAACATGTGTAAGGATATCTTCTTGCAATGTGAGAAGacgcatacgtgtgtgtgtgctgcattgcttcagttgtgtccaactcattgcgaccctatgaactgtagcccaccaggctcctgtatccttgggattctccaggcgacaatgctggagtgagttgccatgccctcctccaggggaatcttcctgacccagggattgaacccacgtctcttgcctctctggcattagcaggttctttaccactagtgccacctgggaagctggacaAGATGCATATTGCTTCTAAATGGAATGTAAGAAAGTTATAAATTTAGGAATTTTACTAAACTTGGTCCCCATGCTGAGAACGTCAtttggttttcttaatttttttccaagtacagattttctttcacataaattttccttctgatgtatatatgtgattttgaccTTTTCaagacaaattgaaaaataagatgaaaagaaagtaaagacaatttGTGAATCATATTTCAAAGATCAATAGAAGTGCAGAATGCACTATTTCTAGTCATTAAAATGGGTCTCATTGTTCAATTTGTTACACAAGGGTGTGGTTTTTCCTTTAGATTAGAAAATGAAGTGTTAATGTAACGCTGGGGTACACAATTTAGCTATAATACCAAAGAATTTAGTGGTGAAGGAGACCCCCAAATCACATAACATGAACATTCCTGTTTATTAATGAAGATAGTGAGGCCTACAGAAGACAAGTGATCTCTCCAGAATTTTTAATAAGTGGTTAGAGTTGATATGAAGATCtggttctcagtcactcagtcagacACCCTACTCTATGAATCACATCtgtctgaaaaaaatattatggGATCTTCTAAAAGATTGAGCATTTATtttctaatgaattttttttaagtagggaaTGATAGTGGAGATAGTTTTAGGAATTCTGTCACCAACCACTGGgggcaaataaaatattttgactgGGTTAAGCTTGATGAAAACTAGTTTCCAATTCAGTACAACtattttaaagcaagaaaagcaCCACTGTTATTGTCTACCAAGTCTTTTAGAGAAGATACAGCTGGACATGGCAGGctataaaagaaaacagactttaaCAAACACACAACACTCTCtcattttcaaagcacttttgaTTTTATTAAGGAACATACATTGAAAGCCTAGTGGTATGGTTAGCTAAATGTCCAATAACTGACAGTATGTTCCCAATACTTCCTTAGGTAACTTGAGTACTGCATAACTTGAACATATCTTGGATCTTCTGGTAGATACAATTTTTCAAGTTGTAGACATCAATAAAACTTGACCTTGGATCTTCTTGTAGGTGCAACTTTTCAGTGTGGGAGACATCAATAAAATTCAATCTTGGATCTTCTCTTAGGTTCAACTTGTCAAGGTGGAAACATCAATTAAACTCAGTCTTGGATATTCTTGTAGGTACAGTTTTTCAAGGTGCAGATGTTAATAAAACTCAATCTTAGATATTCTAGTAGGAGAAATTTTTCAAGGAGCAGATGTTAAGAAAACTTGTTCTTAGATATTCTAGTAGGTGAAATTTTTCAAGGTGTGGATGTTAATAAAACTCGGTGCATTTTTCTTGAGATTTCTTTGATCTTTTTCCTATCTCCTAATTTGCTTACGCTTCTTAAACCGATCAGCCATTGATCGGAGGTTGGGTGGCACAGTCTGGTTGGCtctttggagaattttaatcaaCTCATTGGCAATTTTCCAATCATCTTGGGTCACAAGGGTGATTGATTCACCTGTTTTCCCTGCTCTTCCAGTACGTCCAACTCTGTGTACGTATTCTTCAATATTGCGTGGAAAATTGTAATTATATACATGTGTGACATCACTGACATCAAGACCTCTGGATGCTAAATCGGTAGCGATCAGTATTTTCACTCTTCCACTTCTGAAGTCCTCTAATGCTTGGTCTCGATCACACTGTTCCCTGTCACCATGCAGGGACTGGACAGGTATTCCTTGAATACTTAAATCACTTGATAAGTCATCAGCCACAAGTTTTCTGCCGACAAACACGATGACTTTGTCTTTGGGTGACAGGCTCTGTAGGAATTCTTGGATCAGAGATCGTTTTTCTTCTTCAGTGGTGACAATTATGTTTTGCTTCACAGTACTTACAGCAACTAGATCCAGAGTGCCAACATAAACAATCATAGGCTGTTTCAAATAAGACTGGGCCAGTCTACGGGTGGCATCTGGCCAAGATGCAGTTGTCATAACAGTCTGTCTATCTGGGCGCACATCTAATAAGATCTTCATTATTTGGTGTTCAAACCCCAGGTCCAGCATTTTATCTGCCTCATCCAAGACCAAGTAGGTTATGCTTCTTAGGTTGACAAAATTATTCATTTGTAGATCATTTAGTCTTCCAGGAGTTGCAATAATGATGTCTACACCTTTGGTAACATCTTGTATTTGTCGTTTTCTGTTTCCACCACCATATATACAAACACTTTTAAGACCTTTATATAAGTACTTAGAACATTCAGCTTCTACTTGCAAAGCTAATTCTCTGGTGGGTGTAAGGACTAGCATGCCAGGTCCATTCCGTTGTTTTCTAGACACTGGTTGAAAATGAAGATGGATAAAGCCAGGCATTAAATAGGATAGTGTTTTGCCTGTTCCAGTTTGCGCAATCCCTATAAGATCTATTCCTTGTAGAATAATTGGCCATGCCTGAGACTGAATTGGCGTTGGCTTTTGAAAACCAGCTCTCCTAATGCTTTCCATAATCTCAGGATATTGTTGGAAAGCATCTTCGAATGTACATGTGGGC
Coding sequences:
- the LOC136153758 gene encoding probable ATP-dependent RNA helicase DDX43, translated to MLVLTPTRELALQVEAECSKYLYKGLKSVCIYGGGNRKRQIQDVTKGVDIIIATPGRLNDLQMNNFVNLRSITYLVLDEADKMLDLGFEHQIMKILLDVRPDRQTVMTTASWPDATRRLAQSYLKQPMIVYVGTLDLVAVSTVKQNIIVTTEEEKRSLIQEFLQSLSPKDKVIVFVGRKLVADDLSSDLSIQGIPVQSLHGDREQCDRDQALEDFRSGRVKILIATDLASRGLDVSDVTHVYNYNFPRNIEEYVHRVGRTGRAGKTGESITLVTQDDWKIANELIKILQRANQTVPPNLRSMADRFKKRKQIRR